In Oryza sativa Japonica Group chromosome 3, ASM3414082v1, one DNA window encodes the following:
- the LOC4331336 gene encoding probable xyloglucan endotransglucosylase/hydrolase protein 32, with translation MEQKPPAVAANNNQLLLMMIMVVVACSNYMISGAGAQPSPGYYPSKTIRSMAFGEGYDNLWGGQHQTLSADQTALTVWMDRSSGSGFKSKRSYRNGYFGASIKVPSGYTAGVNTAFYLSNNELYPGQHDEIDIELLGTVPGEPWTLQTNVYVHGTGDGAIIGREMRFHLWFDPTADFHHYAILWNPDHIVFLVDDVPVRRYPRAAGNTFPDRQMWAYGSIWDASDWATDGGRYKSDYRYQPFVSRYRDLKIAGCEAAAPASCQPVPASPSGATGELSAQQKAAMRWAQQRSMVYYYCQDYSRNHANYPEC, from the exons ATGGAGCAGAAGCCACCAGCAGTTGCTGCTAATAATAATCagctgctgctgatgatgataatggtggtggtggcgtgcAGTAATTATATGATTAGTGGCGCAGGAGCGCAGCCATCGCCGGGATACTACCCGAGCAAGACGATCCGATCGATGGCGTTCGGCGAAGGGTACGACAACCTGTGGGGCGGGCAGCACCAGACGCTGTCGGCGGACCAGACGGCGCTGACGGTGTGGATGGACCGGAGCTCCGGCAGCGGCTTCAAGTCCAAGCGCTCCTACCGCAACGGCTACTTCGGCGCCTCCATCAAGGTCCCCTCCGGCTACACCGCCGGCGTCAACACCGCCTTCTAC CTGTCGAACAACGAGCTGTACCCGGGGCAGCACGACGAGATCGACATAGAGCTGCTGGGGACGGTGCCGGGGGAGCCGTGGACGCTGCAGACGAACGTGTACGTGCACggcaccggcgacggcgccatCATCGGGAGGGAGATGCGGTTCCACCTCTGGTTCGACCCCACCGCCGACTTCCACCACTACGCCATCCTCTGGAACCCCGACCACATCGTCTTCCTCGTCGACGACGTCCCCGTCCGCCGTtacccgcgcgccgccggcaacACATTCCCCGACCGCCAGATgtgggcctacggctccatctggGACGCCTCCGACtgggccaccgacggcggccgCTACAAGTCCGACTACCGCTACCAGCCCTTCGTCTCGCGCTACCGAGACCTCAAGATCGCCGGCTGcgaggccgccgcgccggcgagctgcCAGCCCGtgccggcgtcgccgtcgggcGCCACCGGCGAGCTCAGCGCGCAGCAGAAGGCGGCCATGAGGTGGGCGCAGCAGAGGTCCATGGTCTACTACTACTGCCAGGACTACTCCAGGAATCACGCCAACTACCCCGAGTGCTAG
- the LOC4331337 gene encoding vacuolar protein sorting-associated protein 24 homolog 1 translates to MEAVKSLLKPKPTPQQQLREWQRRLRNEGRNIDRQIRDVQREEKKVEKSIREAAKRNDIGSAKALAKEVVRSRKAVNRLYENKAQLNSISMHLGEIVATARTVGHLSKSTEVMKLVNNLMKAPEVAATMQEFSKEMTKAGVMEEMVNDAVDSALDNEDIEEEIEEEVDKVLSAIAGETASELPDAVRKEKEKMKQPSTSEPAERTAIAEAVDDDDDDELEQIRERLAKVRS, encoded by the exons ATGGAGGCGGTGAAGAGCCTCCTCAAGCCCAAGCcgacgccgcagcagcagcttcGCGAGTGGCAGCGCCGCCTCCGCAACGAGGGCCGCAACATCGATCGCCAGATCCGAG ATGTGCagagggaggagaagaaggtggAGAAGTCCATCAGGGAGGCCGCCAAGCGCAACGACATCGGATCGGCCAAG GCGCTGGCCAAGGAGGTGGTGAGGTCCAGGAAGGCGGTCAACCGCCTCTACGAGAACAAGGCCCAGCTCAACTCCATCTCCATGCACCTTGGCGAGATCGTAG CTACTGCCAGGACTGTTGGCCATTTATCCAAGAGTACTGAGGTGATGAAACTTGTCAATAACCTTATGAAAGCACCAGAGGTGGCTGCCACCATGCAGGAATTCAGCAAAGAGATGACCAAG GCTGGTGTAATGGAAGAAATGGTGAACGATGCTGTGGATTCAGCGCTGGACAATGAGGACATTGAGGAGGAGATTGAAGAGGAGGTTGACAAGGTCCTCTCTGCAATTGCTGGGGAGACTGCCTCTGAGCTTCCAGACGCTGTCAGGaaggaaaaggagaagatgAAGCAACCTTCAACAAGTGAACCTGCAGAG AGAACTGCTATTGCGGAAGCcgtcgatgacgatgacgatgacgagctTGAACAGATAAGGGAAAGGCTCGCCAAAGTGAGGTCATAA
- the LOC4331338 gene encoding very-long-chain aldehyde decarbonylase GL1-10-like isoform X1, translating to MLPYATAAEAEAAVGRGLTWAEAAWFRYSAAIPDYCLYCHNVPILLLVYTLAPLPLALLELRRHLPLPHKLQPGVRHPPAAFLRCYAATARVLLLAVGPVQLASFPAVRAVGIRTGLPLPSAGETAAQVAVYLLVEDYLGYWIHRLLHTPWAYHHIHRVHHEFTAPMGYAAPYAHWAEILILGFPAFAGPAIVPCHMTTFWLWFVLRHLEAIHIHSGRFKLPFDPTKYIPLYGGVEYHDYHHFVGGHSQSNFSSVFTFCDYIYGTDRGYRYHKASLSKLKEMAGNHVEKGDENGFGNGKQD from the exons ATGCTCCCgtacgcgacggcggcggaggcggaggcggcggtggggcgggGCCTGACGTGGGCGGAGGCGGCCTGGTTCCGCTACTCGGCGGCCATCCCGGACTACTGCCTCTACTGCCACAACgtccccatcctcctcctcgtctacACCCTCGCGCCGCTCCCCCTCGCGCTGctcgagctccgccgccacctgccGCTGCCGCACAAGCTGCAGCCCGGCGTGCGCCACCCGCCGGCCGCCTTCCTCCGGTGCTACGCTGCCACCGCGCGCGTGCTGCTCCTCGCCGTCGGGCCGGTCCAGCTGGCGTCGTTCCCTGCGGTGAGGGCGGTGGGGATACGGACGGggctgccgctgccgtcggcgggggagacggcggcgcaggtggCGGTGTACCTGCTGGTGGAGGACTACCTGGGCTACTGGATCCACCGCCTGCTGCACacgccgtgggcctaccaccACATCCACCGAGTCCACCACGAGTTCACCGCGCCCATGGGCTACGCCGCCCCGTACGCCCACTGGGCCGAGATCCTCATCCTCGGCTTCCCGGCCTTCGCCGGCCCAGCCATCGTGCCGTGCCACATGACCACCTTCTGGCTCTGGTTCGTGCTTCGCCACCTCGAGGCCATCCACATCCACAGCGG CAGGTTCAAGTTGCCGTTCGATCCGACCAAGTATATCCCGTTGTATGGAGGAGTGGAGTACCATGACTACCACCATTTCGTGGGAGGACACAGCCAGAGCAACTTCTCTTCTGTCTTCACTTTCTGTGATTACATCTACGGGACTGACAGA GGCTACAGATACCATAAGGCAAGCTTGTCAAAG CTGAAGGAGATGGCAGGAAACCACGTTGAGAAAGGAGATGAAAATGGATTCGGCAACGGGAAACAAGATTAA
- the LOC4331338 gene encoding very-long-chain aldehyde decarbonylase GL1-10-like isoform X2, which produces MLPYATAAEAEAAVGRGLTWAEAAWFRYSAAIPDYCLYCHNVPILLLVYTLAPLPLALLELRRHLPLPHKLQPGVRHPPAAFLRCYAATARVLLLAVGPVQLASFPAVRAVGIRTGLPLPSAGETAAQVAVYLLVEDYLGYWIHRLLHTPWAYHHIHRVHHEFTAPMGYAAPYAHWAEILILGFPAFAGPAIVPCHMTTFWLWFVLRHLEAIHIHSGFKLPFDPTKYIPLYGGVEYHDYHHFVGGHSQSNFSSVFTFCDYIYGTDRGYRYHKASLSKLKEMAGNHVEKGDENGFGNGKQD; this is translated from the exons ATGCTCCCgtacgcgacggcggcggaggcggaggcggcggtggggcgggGCCTGACGTGGGCGGAGGCGGCCTGGTTCCGCTACTCGGCGGCCATCCCGGACTACTGCCTCTACTGCCACAACgtccccatcctcctcctcgtctacACCCTCGCGCCGCTCCCCCTCGCGCTGctcgagctccgccgccacctgccGCTGCCGCACAAGCTGCAGCCCGGCGTGCGCCACCCGCCGGCCGCCTTCCTCCGGTGCTACGCTGCCACCGCGCGCGTGCTGCTCCTCGCCGTCGGGCCGGTCCAGCTGGCGTCGTTCCCTGCGGTGAGGGCGGTGGGGATACGGACGGggctgccgctgccgtcggcgggggagacggcggcgcaggtggCGGTGTACCTGCTGGTGGAGGACTACCTGGGCTACTGGATCCACCGCCTGCTGCACacgccgtgggcctaccaccACATCCACCGAGTCCACCACGAGTTCACCGCGCCCATGGGCTACGCCGCCCCGTACGCCCACTGGGCCGAGATCCTCATCCTCGGCTTCCCGGCCTTCGCCGGCCCAGCCATCGTGCCGTGCCACATGACCACCTTCTGGCTCTGGTTCGTGCTTCGCCACCTCGAGGCCATCCACATCCACAGCGG GTTCAAGTTGCCGTTCGATCCGACCAAGTATATCCCGTTGTATGGAGGAGTGGAGTACCATGACTACCACCATTTCGTGGGAGGACACAGCCAGAGCAACTTCTCTTCTGTCTTCACTTTCTGTGATTACATCTACGGGACTGACAGA GGCTACAGATACCATAAGGCAAGCTTGTCAAAG CTGAAGGAGATGGCAGGAAACCACGTTGAGAAAGGAGATGAAAATGGATTCGGCAACGGGAAACAAGATTAA